Within Betaproteobacteria bacterium, the genomic segment CGTCCTTCCACTTGTCGAGCCGCTCCGGGGAGAACATCGCGAGCGCCCGCAGCCGCTTCGCCTTGATCAGCTCCGTGGCCTCGCTGGGATTCGGGCTCGCGAAGTCGACGGTGCCGCCGAGCAACGCGGCGTTCACCTCGCCGCCGCTCTGGAACACGATGTAGTTGAGCTTCGCCCCGGTCACCTTCTCCAGCCGATGCCTGATGATGGCGTCGGAGCCGGACGGACCGCTGCCGCCGACGCGAATGGAGTTCGGCTTTTTCTTTGCCGCCGCGATCAGATCCTTGAGCGATTTGTAGGGGGAATCGGCGCGCACCACGCCGACATAGTCCTCCACGCACAGCACCGCGAGGTTGGTGAAGTTTTTGTAGCTGACCGGCGAATGTCCCTGGATAGGCGTGGTGATGTAGGAGCCGGTGGCCGTTGCGATGATGTGGGGATCGCCCTTCTTCTGGTTCAGGTGCGAGTAGGCCACGGCGCCGCTGCCGCCCGGCTTGTTCACGACGTTGATCGGCACGGTGACGATCTTCTCGTCCGTCAGGACCTTGGCCAGACTGCGGGCGAAGATATCGCTGCCGCCCCCGGCGGCCGACTGGACCAGGAACTCGACCGGCTCTTGCGGCTTCCAGCTCGAGGCCGGAAGCTTGGGAACAGCGGTGCCGCTCTGGGCGGCGAAGGCCGTGGCGACCGGCGCCAAGACAATTGCGGCGGCAATAGAAACAGAACGAAACGCAGCAAGACGCATGACCCCCCTCCTGGTGAGCGTCCGGTGATCCGGACAGGCGTTACGAGGCGCTATTGCGCGCCAGTATCCTGCGGCCGATCCTCCGCCGTCAACACACGCACACACAAGCCGCCGTACAGTCGTGCGTGTGTGTCGTCACGCCCGGCCGGATTACCATAGCAGCCGGCCAGCCATGAGGAGGTCCGGCATGATGCTCAACCGCGCGCTCCTTGCCGTGATGCCTCTCCTGCTGCTCGCCGCTTGCGGCGGCGTCCGGAGCATCGTGCCGCAACAGTCCACGCTGCCTGAGGTGCGCGACCGGATGGGGCGCCCCACCGACATCCGCTTCGATCGCGACGGCAATGAGCTGTGGGAATACGCGACCGGCCCGATGGGCGACCAGACTTATCTCGTTCGCGCTGCCATGGACGGGCGCGTCCTCGAGGTGACCGAATTGATTACCCAGGCACGGTTCGCCAAAGTGGTGCGCCATGCCAGCACCAAGGCGCAGGTGCGCGACCTGCTCGGCATGCCGTCCGAATTGCAGTACTTCGGGGGCGANNNNNNNNNNNNNNNNNNNNNNNNNNNNNNNNNNNNNNNNNNNNNNNNNNNNNNNNNNNNNNNNNNNNNNNNNNNNNNNNNNNNNNNNNNNNNNNNNNNNNNNNNNNNNNNNNNNNNNNNNNNNNNNNNNNNNNNNNNNNNNNNNNNNNNNNNNNNNNNNNNNNNNNNNNNNNNNNNNNNNNNNNNNNNNNNNNNNNNNNNNNNNNNNNNNNNNNNNNNNNNNNNNNNNNNNNNNNNNNNNNNNNNNNNNNNNNNNNNNNNNNNNNNNNNNNNNNNNNNNNNNNNNNNNNNNNNNNNNNNNCGCGACGGCGGCGCCCAGGCTTCGCCCGGCTTCTTCGGGTGCCGGTACATGTGTCCGGAGTCCACGTTCGGGAACGGCACGCGTTCCGCGTCGGCGTATCCTCGCCTGCAGGCCGCGATCAGCGCATCCTCGGCCGCATACGCGAACGGGTCGCCGAGCTGGCGCTCGATCTCGCCGCCGGGCTCGGGACGGTTGGCCAGCAGCCACTCGACCGCAGCAGCGAGCCCTTCGGCCGGCGAAACGACATCACGGTAGCCGAGCTGCAACTTGATCTTCGCGATGTCGAACTCGAGCACCCCCGCCGGTAATGCGGCCGCACCGCCCTTGTAGACGCGATGCGCCAGGGCCGGCGCAACTTCGACGATTTCGCATTCACGCTGCATATGCCGGGCGATGAACTGCACGTGCTGGCGCTGCGTGTACTGCTGCTCGTCGCGAATGTTGTAGATCTGGCCGCTCGATTCGCGCGGCTGGTCCACCGCCAGCAGCAGGGCGTGGGCGACGTTGCGCGCATAGCCGCGCCGGCGCAGCAGCCCGTTGGCGGGAAGCACGACCTGCCTGCGCCCGTCCAGCATCCGGCGCACGACGCTCCAGTCCGGGTTGGCCGGCGCGTTCGGTCCGTACAGGAGCGGATAGCGGAAGTAGGTGGCGTTGTAGTGCCCCTCGCGGTGCGCCTGCATGACCGTCTCTTCGGTCACCCACATCAGATGGTTGAAGCGCGGCCCCGCAGGATCGTCGCAGCGCGGGCTGTCCTCGGGCACCAGCACCGGCTGGCCCAGTGCTCCCCAGCGCGGGTCGTCGCGAGGCGCATAGACGGCGGAGCCGCCGACCCCAATGAAGCGTGCGGTCTTGCCCTTGAGGAGCTCGGCGATGATCCGCATCCGACCATAGGTCGCGAGCACCAGGTCGAAGGTGCGTCCCGCGAGCGCCGGCTGCAGCGTCTCGGCGAAGTGCGGATCGACGTGGATGTGCTCGATCGGCTGCATGAATTCGGCTTCGTGCTGGCCGCCGTGCAGGACGGTCACCTCGTAGCCGTGCTGAATGAGGCCGTTGACGGTGTGCGGACCGGAAGGACCGGTGCCGCCGATGACGAGCGCTTTCATCGTCCATGCTCCATGCGTTGAACCCCGTTGCGACTATGCATGCGCGAACGCTTCCGCTAGCGCGGACTTCAGGTGTATCGTTTCTTGTTCAATCAACCAGCCGGAGGTCGGGACCATGAAAGTCGATGGCGGATGTCACTGCGGCAAGATCACCTACGAAGCGGAGATCAATCCCGAGAAGGTTTCGATATGCCACTGCACCGATTGCCAGACCGGATCGGGCTCTGGCTATCGCACCAACGTGCAAACCGAGCGCAACACCTTCAAGCTCCTGACCGGCGAGCCGCGCATCTACATCAAGACGGCCGAGAGCGGCAACAAGCGCGCGCAGGCATTCTGCGCCGATTGCGGCACCCCCTTGTTCTCGACGACCGAAACGAATCGCGAGGTGTACGGCTTGCGGGTCGGATCGATCCGCCAGCGCTCGGAGATTCGGCCGCGATCGCAAGGCTGGTACCGCTCGGCGCAGCCTTGGACGCAGGACATCAGCGGGCTGCCGCAGCATCCCAAGCAGCGGCCGGCGGCGTGAATTCGCCGCAACCGGCGCAGCGCCTCACCGCTTCTGCGCCGGATCGTTCTTTCTCCGTTGCGAACGATTCGAGCTCGCCAGCAGTCGATTGCGAGCCCGCTGCGCCCCCGCTCCAGCCATTCAAATGCAGGCGACCGCGTACACGTCCTTGACGCCCTCGGGCAGGCGATATTCGCGCCAGCTCGCGGCACCGTCCTCGGTGCCGAAGACCTGTCCGCAGCGCGACACGCAATAGATCCGGTTCGGATCGGCCGTGGCCTGAGCAACGCTCATCATGGTGGCTTCGGCCTTCACGCCGCGATCGATCCGCTGCCAGCTGCCGCCCAGGTCGCTACTGCGGTAGAGCGTGCCGTCGGTGCTGCGCGCGGCGGGCGAGAGGCATGCGAACAGCGTGCGCGGATCGTGCGGCGAAACGAGCACGTCGCGGCAATAGGCGAGCGGCGAGTGGCGGCCCACCTGCATGTCGGACCAGGCCGTGCCGCGGTCGTCGCCACGGAACAAACCCATCCGCACCGCGAGAACCGGCGCGCCGGGTGCGGAGGCGCTCACGACGATGGCATGCGAATCGAGCATGCCCTCGGCTTCGGTATCGCTGCCGATGCGGCTCTTCAGATGCGGCTGATCGGCGAGACGGATGAGCGGCTGGGACAAATCGGTCCAGGTCTCGCCGCCGTCGCTGGAGCGAATGACGCCGCTCACTTCCAGCGCCGCGTAGACATCGCTCGGCCGGCTCGGATCGACGGCGATGCGGATCGTGCGCGCGGGGAATCCCATCTCGCAGTGCCCTGGCGATTTCGCGTTCGGCAGCAGGCGCCAATGCTCGCCGCCGTCGTCGCTGCGATACACGCCGACCGGGGCGGAGCCTGCGTACATCACGTCGGGATCGCTCGGATCGTGGGCGAGCGACCAGATCACCCCGCCGCGCTCCGGATACGCCGTGCGCGCCCAGCGCTCGCCCCCGTCCAGGGTGCGATACGGACCGTCCTGCGTGCCGACGTGAATGACGTTCGGGTCACGCGGATCGATGGCGAAAGCGCGCGCCTCGACATCGTCCGGCAAGCCGCTCGTCAGCGCTTGCCACTCGCCCTCGCCGGGGCGGCGGCGAAACAAGCCGCCGCGATAGCGCTCGCCGCCGTGCGGGCTGTAGTGACCTGCGCCTGCGAAAATATACTTCGACCGACTGGTGACCATCGCACGCCTCCTTCGCCATCGTGAACCGCCGAGCTGCCGCCCATTGTTCCGCTGCGCGCTGTACGCTCCCCTCTCCCTCCGGGAGAGGGGTTGGGGGTGAGGGGCCGAGTATCTCGCGAAATTTCCATCCGGCCGCATTCAACGGCCAAGCCCGCTCGCGGCCAAGCATAGCACCACTGCCGACGGACAATCGGGCGGGCGGCTGCGCACATCGCTACAATGAACTGCCTACGAGTCGCAAGGAGACCGCGATGAGCGTCCCGCATACGATCCGCACCTGGCTCACCGAGCGCCTGGGATTGCGTTATCCGATCGTCCAGGCGCCCATGGCCGGCGGGCCCACCACCCCGGAACTGGTCGCCGCGGTCGGCAACGCCGGCGCGCTCGGCTCGTTCGGCTTCGCCTACACCGAAGCGGCGGCGATGCAGCAGCAGATGGAGGCCGCGCGCGCCGCGACCCGAGCGCCGATCCACATCAACCTGTTCGTGGAGAACGTCCCGCCGCCGCCTTCGGAAGAAGCGATGCACGCGTCGCTGAACGCGCTCGTACCAATGTACGCCGCGCTCGGTGTTCAGGTGCCGCAGCGCATTGATCCGCCCTACTGCCCCGATCTGGACACGCAAGTGTGCGCGGTGCTCGCGCTACGCCCGGGCGTGCTCAGCATGCACTTCAACCAGCTGAGTGCACAGACGATCGCCGACGCGCGCGCACAAGGCATCGTGGTCGCCGCAGCCGCGACCAGCCTCGCCGAAGCACGGCACATCGAATCGCTCGGGGTCGATTTCATCATTGCGCAGGGCGCCGAAGCCGGCGGCCATCGCGGCACGTTCCTGGGAGCGGCCGCGGAATCGATGATCGGCACGCTGGCTTTGGTACGCACGCTGGTGCGTAATTGCTCGGTGCCGATCGTCGCCGCCGGCGGCATCATGGATGGCGCGGGGCTCGCTGCCGCGCTCGCCCTCGGTGCCTGCGGGGCGCAGATGGGCACGGCGTTCCTGGCGGTGAAGGAAAGCGGCGCGTCCGAGTTGCACAAACGTGCGCTGTTCGAGCATGCCGATGCGGCCACCACGATCACCCGCGCCTTCTCCGGCCGGCCGGCGCGCGGCATTCGCAACGCGTTCATCGCCCGCGCCGAGGCCGACAACATTCCGCTGCTGCCTTTTCCGGTGCAGAACAAGGCAACCGGGCCTCTGCGCGCGGCCGCGGCGAAGCAGAACAATCCCGACTACGTCTCGTTGTGGGCAGGGCAGGCTTATACGCTCGCGCGGCGCATGGGCGCGGCCGAGCTCGTTCGCACCATCGTCGCCGAATACGACGAAGCTTCGCAGAATCTGGTGAAGGCGGCGCGCGGATAAGCGACGCGCGCTTGGCGCTCACACCAGGGTCGGCTTTTTCTTCTTGCCCTGCTTGATCGCTGCGTCTTCTTCCAGCACCGCGGTGTACTGGCGAACGGCGTTGGAGATGGTCGGCCAGCCCGCGTAGTGGCCGACCTGGATGATCACTTCGCAGATCTCCTGCTGCGTGATGCCGATGTGCTGGGCGCTGCGATAGTGCGAATAGTTGCCCGTCGGACGGGCCATGGCGATGTTGGCGGCGAGCGTGACCAGCTGGCGCTCGCGCAGGCTCAGTCCCTTGCGCGCCCACACGTCGCCGAACAGGTGCCCCACCGATATGTCGTAGAGCTCGGGACATAGCGCCTTCTGCTCCAGCATGAGATTCTCCCGGCCCATCTTTTTCAGAATGGCCATGCCGCGCTTGCGGCGCTTTGCGTAGTCGCTCATTTTGCTCGGTCCTCGTCGGTTCGCTCGTGCCGGAAGGAATTGCGCAGCCCGCCCGGCAGGCTCGAATGGAACCCATACAAGGCGAGGCGCGGCAGCCGGCGATGGTACTCTGCTACCATGGATCGAGACAGGCCGCCAATGCCTGGACATGCCGCCCGAATGCCTGGACAGGCCGTTCCGAATGCCTGCCGCCGCTGCGCACTCGCGCAATGCGACTGCCGGCGAACCTGGTGAGGAGGTGTCTTCCATGCGAGCAAGCCATGCATGCTGGATCGGCATTACGGCCGTTGGGCTTCTGCCCGTCGCGGCGGCCGCGCAGGGCGCTGCAGCGTCGAGTTACCCCGCTCGACCCATCCGGCTGGTCGTACCGAGCGCCGCCGGCGGCGGCACCGACATCATTGCGCGGCTGATCGGTCAGGGGCTGAACGAAGCGTGGGGCCAGACAGTCGTGGTCGACAACCGCGGCGGCGCCGGCGGTCAGACCGGTGTCACCATCGTCGCGAAGCAGTCGCTGCCCGACGGCTACACGCTGCTGCTCGGCAGCGTCGGGCATCTTTCCTTCGTCCCTGCGGTGCGCCGCAACGTCGCCTACGATCCGCAGCGCGATCTCACCCCGATCACGCTCGCCGCCGTACAGCCCTTCGTCGTCGCGGTGGCGAATTCGGTGCCGGTCAAGTCGATAGCGGACCTGGTAGCGCTCGCCAAGAGCAAACCGAAATCGTTGACCTATGGCTCCGGCGGCGTCGGGGCCGCGTCGCATCTGGGCGTGGCGCTGCTCGAGCTCACCGGCGGCTTTCAGATGCTGCACGTGGCGTACAAGGGCAGCAATCCGGCAATCACCGCGGTGATGGGCAACGAAATTCAGGTGGCGCTCGCAGGGCTGTCGACTGTGTTGCCGCATGCCAAGGCTGGCAAGCTCAAGGCGCTCGCCGTCACGGGATCCAAGCGCGCCCAAATTGCGCCCGATGTGCCCACCGTGGCCGAGTCCGGCGTGCCGGGCTACGTCTTCGACGTCTGGTACGGCCTGGTCTTTCCGGGCGGAACGCCGCGGCCCATCGTCGACAAAGCCCAGAAGACCGTCGTGAAGATGCTCGCGTCGCCCGAAATAAGCCGCCGCTTCAGCCTGGCCGGGGTCGAGCCTCGGACCAATACGCCCACCGAATTCGCCGATCTCATCAAGCGCGAGATCGTTACCTGGAAGAAAGTCGTGAGGGACGTCGGCATCAAGGTGGAATAGAACGCAGCATCTCCCCTCCTTGCCAAGGGGGGGCGGCAAGCTCTAGTTTTCTCCCCTCCTTGCCAAGGAGGGGCGGGACGCGCGGATGCGCGGACGGGGTGGTCTTGCGATGGTCGAAACCACACCACCCCGGCGCTACGCGCCACCCCGCCTTATATGGTCACCTCCCGCGTGAGAGGCGGGGAGTCCGACCCTCGGCACGTATCCTCGCCTTCAGCCGAAAAAATCGTTCAGTAGGCGGTTGACCTCCCGCGCCGCCTCGTATTGCACCCAATGTCCGGCTCCCGGCACGATCTCGGCCCGGATGTCAGGCTTGTGCGCGCGGCACACGTCGATCCGCGCCTGGACGCTCGGCCAGGCGAGATTGTCGCGCTCCCCATAGAGCAGCATCACCGGCGCAGCGATCCGAGGCAGCGCGTCGCGCGTGTGCGGCGCGAGGCTGAAGCGGCGCGTATCCCAGCGCGCGCGCATCACGTTCGTGCGCTGGATCTCGACCGTCGCAGCGTCCGCGGTCTCCGGCCGCGCGAGCATCAACCGCATGAGATTGTGCCGGATGACTTCTTGCCGCCGCGCCTCGGACACCGGCTCTTCGGGCATTTTGCGCAAGTCGAGTTTCCGACCGCCTGCCATGCCGAAACCGCCCGGCGCGAGCAGAGCGAGCCGCTGCACGCAAGTCGGCATGCGTGCGGCGACCATGGCCGCGATGACGCCGCCGAACGAAAAGCCGGCCATATCCGCCGGTGCACCGTCTGCGATCTCGGCCACGGCCTCGCACACCATCGCGAGATAGTCGTCTTCGGCGATGTCGTCCGCCACGGACGGTCCGTCTCCGCAGCCCGGGAGATCGGGGGCATACACCGTGAATCGGCTACCCAGCGCTGGAATGTTTCGCGCCCAATGTGTCCACGAGCCCATGCCGCCGTGGAAAAGGATCAGCGGCGGGCCGTTGCCTTCGACATGGCAAGGAAGCACGCCGGCACGTGCAGTCGTCGTCAATTCAAGTCTTCGTCTGGAATCGCCTGCGGGTTTTCCGCCCGGCGCATGGATCGAGTGTAGGTGTGCCTGTGGCGGGTGTCCAGACGGCGGCTGGCCCCGTGCATTTCCTTTGGCAGAGCGCTATCTCGCAGCCATAATAGCTGCGCTTCGCAGCCAGATGCGCTCTGCCAAATCGGTGCCGAGAATTCGTGCTTCAAACCTGGCCTGTACGCATGCAGCCGCCAAGCGCTCGCACGAGCTTCGGTCCATCACCTGGAGGATGCAAAATGACCATCGCCGGAAAATTCGTGATCGCGCTCGAAGAGCACTATTGCGACAACGAGCTGGCCGCAACCTTCCAGGGCACCGAAGGCCGCGCGCCGGAGGTGCGCAAGCGCCTGTTCGACCTGGGCGAGCTGCGCCTGGCGGAAATGGACGAAGCGGGCATCGACCTCCAGGTGCTGTCGCACAGCGGGCCGTCGGCGCAGCGGCTCGATGCGGAAACGGCGGTGCGTCTTGCGCGCGGCGCGAACGATCGGCTGCACCAGGCGATGCAGCGCCATCCCGACCGGTTCGCCGCTTTCGCCACCCTGCCGACTCCGGAGCCCAAGGCGGCCGCGGACGAGCTCGAGCGCGCGGTCACCAAGCTCGGCTTCAAGGGCGCGATGGTGCACGGGCTCACCAACGGCGTGTTCTTCGACGACAAGCGCTTCTGGCCCGTCATGGAGCGCGCCCAGGCGCTCGATGTGCCAATCTACCTGCATCCGGCAGTGCCGCATCCCGCTGTCATCGAAGCGTACTACCAGGACTACGTGCAGAAGTTCCCGGCCATCACGAACGCCGCCTGGGGCTTCACGGTCGAGACGGCGACGGCGGGCGTGCGCATGGTGTTGAGCGGCGCCTTCGATGCTTATCCGAACCTCAAGATCATCCTGGGTCACCTGGGCGAAGGCCTGCCGTTTCTCATCTGGCGCATCGATATGGCGCTCAACCGGTTCGGCGGCACGCCGGTGCGCTTCCGCGATGCCTTCAATCACAATTTCTGGATCACGACCAGCGGCAATTTCTCCACCCCGGCATTGATCTGCAGCATGCTGGAGATGGGCGTGGATCGGATCCTCTACTCCGTCGACTGGCCGTTCGTGCGCAACATGCCCGGCACCAAGTGGATGCAGGAGCTGCAGATCTCGAACGAGGATCGGGAGAAGATCCTGTCGGGCAACGCCAGGCGGCTGCTGAAGATGTGAGGAAACCGCAATGAACGATTCGATGCTGCTCGCCACCGACGAATACGGCGTGGCGACGCTGACCATGAACCGGCCCGACAAGCTCAATGCCTTCGATATGCCGATGATCGAGCGCTGGACCGAGCTCCTCGACCAAGCCTGCGAGGATCCCGCAGTCAAGGTCATCGTCCTGACCGGCGCGGGCCGCGCCTTCTGCGCCGGCGGCGACGTCGAGTCGTTCATAGACTTCCGCCGCTGGGACAGTCTCGAACGCAAGAACTACCTCTGGAAGCACGTCCATCGCATCGTGCTCACGCTGGAGCGGGCCGACAAGCCCGTGATCGCCGCCATCAACGGCCTGGCGCGCGGCGCCGGCATGGACATGGCGCTCATGTGCGATCTGCGCATCATGGCCGAGTCGGCGACGCTGGCGGAGAGCTACATCAGCATGGGGCTGATCGCGGGCGATGCAGGAACGTACTTCCTGCCGCGCATCGTCGGTGCCGCGCGTGCGTTGGATCTGTTCTGGACCGGCCGCGTGCTCGACGCGCGCGAAGCCGAGCGCATCGGCATCGCGACCCGCGTGGTTGCCGACGACCAGCTGTCCGCCGCGGTGAACGAGACGGCGCGCAGCATCGCGGCTAAGCCGCAGGAGGCGATCCGCGTCTTCAAGCGCGCGGTGTACCAGAGCTTCGAGATGCCGCTGGCGGCGCACCTCGACATGGTGTCCTCGCATATGGCGGTGGTTATCGATACGCCCGACCACAAGGCGCTGGTCGATGCGTTCCTGCAACGCCGGCGCCGAGAATAAACGGCGCCGGAGCACGTTTGCGTTCATGCCGCAGAACGTGGTGCGTTCCCTGATCGGGCGTGTCGTCGCAGGGAAGGTATGATTGCAGCGGTGAGCGACGCCAGAGCGCTTCGCGATTCGAGAGGGACGCCACCCCATGACGACAGCGCAGCCGAGCCCGCCCAACATCATTTTCATCCTCGCCGACAACCTCGGCTGGGGCGAGCTCGGCTGCTACGGCGGCGGCGTGCTGCGCGGTGCGCCGACGCCGCGGATCGACGCGCTCGCAGCCGAGGGCATCCGCTTCACCAACTTCAACGTCGAGAGCGATTGCGTGCCCACCCGTTCGGCCTTGATGACCGGACGCCACCCGATCCGCACCGGCGCGCTGCAATCGGTTCCGGCCGGCTTGCCGCAGGGAATCGTGCCCTGGGAGATCACGCTCGCGCAGCTGATCTCCAGGCAAGGATACGCAAGCGCCTGCTTCGGCAAGTGGCACCTCGGCGACCGGCCGGGACGCTACCCGACCGACCGCGGCTTCGATGAGTGGTACGGCATCCCGCGCACCAGCAACGAGAGCATGTTCACAGCATCGCCGGGCTACGATCCGTCGGTGACGCCGCTGCCGTATGTCATGCAGGCACGCGCGGGAGAGCCCGCCAGCGACGTGCATGTCTACGATCTCGAAGCGCGCCGGCGCATCGACGCCGAGCTCACCGAGCGCACGATCGAGTTCATCCAGCGGCAGTCGAAAGCGAACAAGCCGTTCTTCGCCTACGTGCCGATCACCCAGCTGCACTATCCCACGCTCCCGCACCGCGACTTCGCCGGACGCACGGGTGCAGGCGACTTCGCCGATTCGATGGTCGAGATGGACTCCCGCGTCGGCCAGATCGTCGATGCGCTGGACGCGACCGGGCTCGCCGAGCGCACGCTGCTCGTCTTCGGCAGCGACAACGGGCCGGAATTCCGCCGGCCGTGGCGCGGCACGGCCGGACCATGGACGGGCACCTATCACACCGCGATGGAGGGAGCCCTGCGCGTGCCCTTCATGATGCGCTGGCCGGGCCATATCCCGCCGGGCCGCGTGACAAACGAGATCGTCCATATCGTCGATCTGTATCCAACGCTCGCGCGCATCGCCGGCGCGTCGGCTCCCACCGACCGGCCGATCGACGGTCTCGACCAGACCGATTTCCTGCTCGACGCCCAGGCACACTCGGCGCGCGAGGGCTTCGTCTATTACATCAAGCAAGAGCTGCGCGCCGCCAAGTGGCGCGACTGGAAGATGCACGTGGTCTGGGAAGCCGAACCCAACGCGGGCGCCAAGCACCTCGAATCGCCGCTGCTGTTCAATCTCACGCGCGACCCCAAGGAAGAGACCGACGTTGGCAGCGAAGCGAGCTGGGTGCGCACGCCGATCCGGCGCATGATCCACGCTTTTCAGCAAACATTGAAGGAGCACCCGCCGATACCGGCTGGCGCCCCGGATGATTACGTTCCGGGCGCGGGAAAAGAACGACAGCACGACGGAGTGAAGCGTGAAAAGTGAAGCGTGAAAAGTGAAGCGTGAAAAGTGAAGCGTGAAAAGTGAAGCGTGAAAAGTGAAGCGTGAAACGATGCGCGCTGCTCGCTTCACCTCCGCCCTTCACCCTTCACCCTCCACTCTTCACTCTTCACGACCACTTCATCCGAGGAGGAAAAGCAATGATTCCACCCACTGACAAGACCGGCAGCCTCAAATCCGAGCGCCGGCGCGACAACCAGCAGTGGCTGCTCGACTGGATGGTGAAGACCACCGGGCGCACGCACAACTTCGCCTACGACCATCGCGAGATCCCGCCGGAGGTCAAGACCTACCGGCAGATCCCGCGGGTGATGGAGAAGACCGGCCGCCACCAGGAAACGATCGCCCGTGCCG encodes:
- a CDS encoding tripartite tricarboxylate transporter substrate binding protein; translated protein: MRLAAFRSVSIAAAIVLAPVATAFAAQSGTAVPKLPASSWKPQEPVEFLVQSAAGGGSDIFARSLAKVLTDEKIVTVPINVVNKPGGSGAVAYSHLNQKKGDPHIIATATGSYITTPIQGHSPVSYKNFTNLAVLCVEDYVGVVRADSPYKSLKDLIAAAKKKPNSIRVGGSGPSGSDAIIRHRLEKVTGAKLNYIVFQSGGEVNAALLGGTVDFASPNPSEATELIKAKRLRALAMFSPERLDKWKDVPTAKEQGIDVTLDQFRGVVAAGGLTKDQALFWQNAMVKLFQSPGFKKYLDENGLRPLLEVGDDAEKYLAEQTVLYTEILTELGVVKKK
- a CDS encoding NAD-dependent epimerase/dehydratase family protein, with amino-acid sequence MKALVIGGTGPSGPHTVNGLIQHGYEVTVLHGGQHEAEFMQPIEHIHVDPHFAETLQPALAGRTFDLVLATYGRMRIIAELLKGKTARFIGVGGSAVYAPRDDPRWGALGQPVLVPEDSPRCDDPAGPRFNHLMWVTEETVMQAHREGHYNATYFRYPLLYGPNAPANPDWSVVRRMLDGRRQVVLPANGLLRRRGYARNVAHALLLAVDQPRESSGQIYNIRDEQQYTQRQHVQFIARHMQRECEIVEVAPALAHRVYKGGAAALPAGVLEFDIAKIKLQLGYRDVVSPAEGLAAAVEWLLANRPEPGGEIERQLGDPFAYAAEDALIAACRRGYADAERVPFPNVDSGHMYRHPKKPGEAWAPPSR
- a CDS encoding GFA family protein; the encoded protein is MKVDGGCHCGKITYEAEINPEKVSICHCTDCQTGSGSGYRTNVQTERNTFKLLTGEPRIYIKTAESGNKRAQAFCADCGTPLFSTTETNREVYGLRVGSIRQRSEIRPRSQGWYRSAQPWTQDISGLPQHPKQRPAA
- a CDS encoding DUF561 domain-containing protein translates to MSVPHTIRTWLTERLGLRYPIVQAPMAGGPTTPELVAAVGNAGALGSFGFAYTEAAAMQQQMEAARAATRAPIHINLFVENVPPPPSEEAMHASLNALVPMYAALGVQVPQRIDPPYCPDLDTQVCAVLALRPGVLSMHFNQLSAQTIADARAQGIVVAAAATSLAEARHIESLGVDFIIAQGAEAGGHRGTFLGAAAESMIGTLALVRTLVRNCSVPIVAAGGIMDGAGLAAALALGACGAQMGTAFLAVKESGASELHKRALFEHADAATTITRAFSGRPARGIRNAFIARAEADNIPLLPFPVQNKATGPLRAAAAKQNNPDYVSLWAGQAYTLARRMGAAELVRTIVAEYDEASQNLVKAARG
- a CDS encoding tripartite tricarboxylate transporter substrate binding protein, with amino-acid sequence MPPECLDRPFRMPAAAAHSRNATAGEPGEEVSSMRASHACWIGITAVGLLPVAAAAQGAAASSYPARPIRLVVPSAAGGGTDIIARLIGQGLNEAWGQTVVVDNRGGAGGQTGVTIVAKQSLPDGYTLLLGSVGHLSFVPAVRRNVAYDPQRDLTPITLAAVQPFVVAVANSVPVKSIADLVALAKSKPKSLTYGSGGVGAASHLGVALLELTGGFQMLHVAYKGSNPAITAVMGNEIQVALAGLSTVLPHAKAGKLKALAVTGSKRAQIAPDVPTVAESGVPGYVFDVWYGLVFPGGTPRPIVDKAQKTVVKMLASPEISRRFSLAGVEPRTNTPTEFADLIKREIVTWKKVVRDVGIKVE
- a CDS encoding alpha/beta fold hydrolase, with amino-acid sequence MTTTARAGVLPCHVEGNGPPLILFHGGMGSWTHWARNIPALGSRFTVYAPDLPGCGDGPSVADDIAEDDYLAMVCEAVAEIADGAPADMAGFSFGGVIAAMVAARMPTCVQRLALLAPGGFGMAGGRKLDLRKMPEEPVSEARRQEVIRHNLMRLMLARPETADAATVEIQRTNVMRARWDTRRFSLAPHTRDALPRIAAPVMLLYGERDNLAWPSVQARIDVCRAHKPDIRAEIVPGAGHWVQYEAAREVNRLLNDFFG
- a CDS encoding amidohydrolase family protein, encoding MLQTWPVRMQPPSARTSFGPSPGGCKMTIAGKFVIALEEHYCDNELAATFQGTEGRAPEVRKRLFDLGELRLAEMDEAGIDLQVLSHSGPSAQRLDAETAVRLARGANDRLHQAMQRHPDRFAAFATLPTPEPKAAADELERAVTKLGFKGAMVHGLTNGVFFDDKRFWPVMERAQALDVPIYLHPAVPHPAVIEAYYQDYVQKFPAITNAAWGFTVETATAGVRMVLSGAFDAYPNLKIILGHLGEGLPFLIWRIDMALNRFGGTPVRFRDAFNHNFWITTSGNFSTPALICSMLEMGVDRILYSVDWPFVRNMPGTKWMQELQISNEDREKILSGNARRLLKM
- a CDS encoding enoyl-CoA hydratase, which translates into the protein MNDSMLLATDEYGVATLTMNRPDKLNAFDMPMIERWTELLDQACEDPAVKVIVLTGAGRAFCAGGDVESFIDFRRWDSLERKNYLWKHVHRIVLTLERADKPVIAAINGLARGAGMDMALMCDLRIMAESATLAESYISMGLIAGDAGTYFLPRIVGAARALDLFWTGRVLDAREAERIGIATRVVADDQLSAAVNETARSIAAKPQEAIRVFKRAVYQSFEMPLAAHLDMVSSHMAVVIDTPDHKALVDAFLQRRRRE
- a CDS encoding sulfatase-like hydrolase/transferase, with the translated sequence MTTAQPSPPNIIFILADNLGWGELGCYGGGVLRGAPTPRIDALAAEGIRFTNFNVESDCVPTRSALMTGRHPIRTGALQSVPAGLPQGIVPWEITLAQLISRQGYASACFGKWHLGDRPGRYPTDRGFDEWYGIPRTSNESMFTASPGYDPSVTPLPYVMQARAGEPASDVHVYDLEARRRIDAELTERTIEFIQRQSKANKPFFAYVPITQLHYPTLPHRDFAGRTGAGDFADSMVEMDSRVGQIVDALDATGLAERTLLVFGSDNGPEFRRPWRGTAGPWTGTYHTAMEGALRVPFMMRWPGHIPPGRVTNEIVHIVDLYPTLARIAGASAPTDRPIDGLDQTDFLLDAQAHSAREGFVYYIKQELRAAKWRDWKMHVVWEAEPNAGAKHLESPLLFNLTRDPKEETDVGSEASWVRTPIRRMIHAFQQTLKEHPPIPAGAPDDYVPGAGKERQHDGVKREK